TGCTTCGTCTCCGCATACTTGCCCGAGTGCGTCCACTGATCGCACCAGTCCCCCACCGTCTCGTACCAAAGCTTCGAGTTCTGCGGCTTAAGAATCCAGTGCCCCTCATCCGGGAAGTAGAGCATCTTGCTCGGCACACCCAACCGCTGCAGCGCCGTAAACAGTTGGAAACCCTCCGACACATCCAGCCGATAGTCCTTCTGCGAATGGATCACCAGCGTAGGCGTCTTCGCATTCTGCACGCTCAGCATCGGCGACCACTTCCTAAAAGGGTCCTCGGCAATCGGCCCCGAAGCGTACTTCCAAGGCTGCCCCGGCTCGCTCGAACCCGGCCGCCGGAACTCCCACTCGTTGAACCACATCTCCTCGGTCGACCCATACGCGCTCTGCGGGTTGAACATGCCGTCATGCGTCACGATGCAGGCGAAGCGGTTCGTATGCGTCAGAATCCAGTCTGCCATGTACCCGCCATAGCTCGCACCCAGAGCGCACTCCCGCGTCTTGTCGATGAACGGATACTTCGCCTCTGCGTAGTCAAGCCCCTTCATCAGATCGACATAAGGCTTGCCGCCCCAGTCGCCGTTCACGCCATCGATAAACGCCTGCCCATAGCCAGTCGACCCGCGCGGATTGATCATCACCACTACATACCCGGAGGCAGCCATCAACTCCGCGTTCCAGCGATAGCTCCACGCATCGCCCCACGCCCCCTGCGGCCCGCCGTGGATCAGGAATTTCAACGGGTACTTCTTTGCCGGATCGAAGTTGGGCGGACGGATGATGAAGCCTTGAACCTTAGTGCCTCCCGCGCCGGGGAACCAGAAAGACTCCATCTTCGGGAGATCAAGCTGCGACAACAGCGTGGCATTCACGTCTGGGAATGCGTGGTCTCCCGTAATCCCGACACACGCAATTTCGCGCGAGTCGCAATGCCCAACGGACTTCTTGACCAGCTGGGCCGGGGAATCTGCCGTCATTCGTGTTGCGACAAGCTCGGTTCCTAAATTTGAGAGGCGAATGTCTCCGTACTCTCCAGGCCCAAGCTCCAGCGTGTTCTTGTAATCGTCGGGAGCATTGGCATACCCGGTGACAAAGATCGGCTCTTCACCCTCTTTCGCGCTGGTCAGGTAGAACTGGTTCTCTTTCGTCCAGACGAACTCGTCAATCCAGCCGTCGAACTTGGGAAAGAGCTCCTTCGTCGTCTTTGCCTCGCGGTCATAAAGCATCAACCGGAACCGATCTGACTCATACCCCGCCCGCGCCTGCGACCTGAATGCTAGAAACTTCCCATCAGGCGAATACGCTGGCCCATCGTCGCTCCCCGGCGAGGTCGAGATCTTCTTCGGCGACCACCCTTTGGAGCTGTCGCTCTGGGGCTCCGTACCAGTCGCATCATGCTGCGTCACGTCAATCGTGTAAATCTCGTTGTTCGTGCTCGCCGCGGGCACTTTGTCCGGGTTGAGCACGAAGGCGAGTTCCTTCGAATCAGGTGCCCACGCATATCCGACAGGCCCGCCCAGAGAGAATGTCGGAGCGATCACATCCTTACCCCAGTCCTCCACCGGCGTCAGGTCGAAGATGTATCCGGCGCGGCTCACATGCAGCATCAGGATGTGCGAGCGCTTGGCCCCCTGGAAGTGGTCCCAGTGCCGGTAGAGCAGCGAATCGAACACCAGCGCCTTGGTCGGCGCGCGGCTGGACTCGGTCTCCGCCTTCTGGTTGCAGCTCTCGTCGAAGAGCACTCCCTTCGAGCACTCCGGATACACGTCGCTGGTAAACGCCATCGACTTCCCGTCCGGGCTCCAGACCGGCGCATCCGCCTCGGTCACGATATGCGTCAGCTCGACCGCGGGAATCAACCTGCCCTTCTTCTCATCCCACGCCGAAAGATAAAGCTGGCCCTTCGCAACGAAGACGACGCGCGTCGCGTCGGGCGAAAACCTTGCCTCCGATTCCCCCGCGCCGTTGGTCAGCTGAACCTCCTTCGCGCTGCCGTCGGCGGGAACCACCCACAGGTGGCTGGTCTTGCTATTCCGCGCAAGATCCACATCCACAACAGAAAAGATCACCCACTTGCCCGACGGCGAGATCTGCGGATCGCTCACGCGCTTCATCCGCATCATGTCTTCAAACGTCATGGGATGTTTGGGGGTACGGCGTTCGATCGGTGCCTGGGCAAAGACGGAGGTGCTGGCCGCCGCAAGAAGGAGAAGAGCGATGAATCTCATCGCGCAAGTCTAAACGACACGTCCATACTCGTGGTGCCATAACCTACCTGGCCGTCATTCTGAGGCTTAGCCGAAGAATCCCCGCGTTTCGCTTGTAGCGCCTCAAATGTCTGGCATGTCCATGCCTAAGAAAACCGGTAAAAACCGAATGTTCCACGTGGAACATCTCAAGTCTGCTGCACTCTAGCAATTTTCCACGTGGAACATTCGCCCGAAACTCTTTATTTTTGCGGGAGAATCCGCGCATTTACTCCGCTAAGCGTCTCCGGGGAACATTTCACAGGTCTGGCCGTCTATTCTTAACGTCAGATGTGCGAAGAAGTGGGGTTCAAGATGCGTTGGCTTGGGGCGATTCTGCTGTTTGGTGTTGCAATGACTGCATTTGCGCAGGATTCGGTCGAGGGCTTCGGCCCGCTCGACCCCTCGCCGCCAGTTGGAATGACGGCCCAGCAGATCATCGAAAAGTTCGGCGCACGGGAGAGCGAGTTCAAACGCGCCCGAGAGAACTACACCTTTCGCCAGTCCGTAAAGATCGACACCATCTCCGAGGACACCAATAAAGTTGACGGCGAGTACCAGCAGGTCACCGACATCTCCTTCGCGAAAGACGGTCGCCGCGAAGAGCACGTCGTCTTTGCTCCCCAGAACACGCTCCAGCGCGTGATGATGACACCAAACGACTTAGACGAGATCGAGCACCGTCTACCCTTCATCCTAACCACGGAAGATCTTCCCCAATATGACGTCACCTATCTGGGGAAACAGCACGTCGACGATCTCGACACATACGTCTTCGACGCCGGCCCGAAGACGCTCGAGAAGGGCAAGCACTACTTCAAAGGCAAGGTCTGGGTCGACACCCAGGACTTCCAGATCGTCCTGGTCAACGGCACGACCGTACCGCAGGACACGCGCCGCGGTCACGAAGACCTGCAGCCCCCGTTCACTACCTACTACGAACAGATCGACGGAAAATACTGGTTCCCGACATACACGAAGGCTGAAGGCAACCTGCACTTCGCCGCGCAGCAGGGCGCTCTGAGCCAGGACGTTCATATGCGGTCGACGGTAAAGTACACAAACTACAGCCAGTTCCGCAGCACCAGCACGATCCTCTTCAACGGCAAGCAGGTCGAGCAGGCACCTGACGAGAAGAAGCCCGAAGACAAGAAGCCACCACAATAAGAGCGCCCTGCGCGGGCGGGTCTTTATGTCTCGCAGTGAGCT
This Granulicella aggregans DNA region includes the following protein-coding sequences:
- a CDS encoding dipeptidyl-peptidase 5; translated protein: MRFIALLLLAAASTSVFAQAPIERRTPKHPMTFEDMMRMKRVSDPQISPSGKWVIFSVVDVDLARNSKTSHLWVVPADGSAKEVQLTNGAGESEARFSPDATRVVFVAKGQLYLSAWDEKKGRLIPAVELTHIVTEADAPVWSPDGKSMAFTSDVYPECSKGVLFDESCNQKAETESSRAPTKALVFDSLLYRHWDHFQGAKRSHILMLHVSRAGYIFDLTPVEDWGKDVIAPTFSLGGPVGYAWAPDSKELAFVLNPDKVPAASTNNEIYTIDVTQHDATGTEPQSDSSKGWSPKKISTSPGSDDGPAYSPDGKFLAFRSQARAGYESDRFRLMLYDREAKTTKELFPKFDGWIDEFVWTKENQFYLTSAKEGEEPIFVTGYANAPDDYKNTLELGPGEYGDIRLSNLGTELVATRMTADSPAQLVKKSVGHCDSREIACVGITGDHAFPDVNATLLSQLDLPKMESFWFPGAGGTKVQGFIIRPPNFDPAKKYPLKFLIHGGPQGAWGDAWSYRWNAELMAASGYVVVMINPRGSTGYGQAFIDGVNGDWGGKPYVDLMKGLDYAEAKYPFIDKTRECALGASYGGYMADWILTHTNRFACIVTHDGMFNPQSAYGSTEEMWFNEWEFRRPGSSEPGQPWKYASGPIAEDPFRKWSPMLSVQNAKTPTLVIHSQKDYRLDVSEGFQLFTALQRLGVPSKMLYFPDEGHWILKPQNSKLWYETVGDWCDQWTHSGKYAETKQ
- a CDS encoding outer membrane lipoprotein-sorting protein encodes the protein MRWLGAILLFGVAMTAFAQDSVEGFGPLDPSPPVGMTAQQIIEKFGARESEFKRARENYTFRQSVKIDTISEDTNKVDGEYQQVTDISFAKDGRREEHVVFAPQNTLQRVMMTPNDLDEIEHRLPFILTTEDLPQYDVTYLGKQHVDDLDTYVFDAGPKTLEKGKHYFKGKVWVDTQDFQIVLVNGTTVPQDTRRGHEDLQPPFTTYYEQIDGKYWFPTYTKAEGNLHFAAQQGALSQDVHMRSTVKYTNYSQFRSTSTILFNGKQVEQAPDEKKPEDKKPPQ